GGAATTTAGTGAATATGCTGAAGTTCCAAAGAATGTGGCGGACGCAATTATTGCACAGCGTAGCTAATCAGCTATTGTTTAGTAATGAACCTATTGCGCTGAGTAAAATTGGCGCATAAAATAGCAATTTCTGGCGCGCTCCGAATTTTAATTGTTTATCGGGGTGAATCATAACTAGGAAGGAACACGATCGTGTCTAAAGAAAAATTTGAACGTACGAAACCGCACGTAAACGTTGGTACAATCGGCCACGTTGACCACGGTAAAACAACTCTTACTGCTGCAATCTGTACTACACTTGCAAAAGTTTACGGCGGTGTAGCGAAAGACTTCGCATCTATCGATAACGCTCCAGAAGAGCGTGAGCGCGGTATCACAATCGCAACTTCTCACGTTGAGTACGATACTCCAGCTCGTCACTACGCACACGTAGACTGCCCAGGACACGCGGATTATGTTAAAAACATGATCACTGGTGCTGCGCAAATGGACGGTGGTATCCTAGTTGTTGCTGCAACTGACGGTCCAATGCCTCAGACTCGTGAGCACATCCTACTTGGCCGTCAGGTTGGTATCCCATACATCATCGTGTTCATGAACAAATGTGACATGGTTGATGATGAAGAGCTTCTAGAGCTAGTAGAAATGGAAGTTCGTGAACTTCTATCTGAGTACGATTTCCCAGGTGATGACCTACCAGTTATCCAAGGTTCTGCACTAGGCGCTCTAAACGGCGAAGAGCAGTGGGAAGCGAAAATTGTTGAACTTGCTGAAGCACTAGACAGCTACATCCCAGAGCCAGAGCGTGCAGTAGACCTACCGTTCCTACTACCAATCGAAGACGTATTCTCGATCCAAGGTCGTGGTACAGTTGTAACTGGTCGTATCGAGCGCGGTATCCTACGTGTAGGTGACGAAGTAGAAATCGTTGGTATCAAAGATACGACTACAACGACTTGTACTGGTGTTGAAATGTTCCGTAAGCTTCTTGACGAAGGTCGTGCAGGTGAGAACGTTGGTGCACTTCTACGTGGTACTAAGCGTGATGACGTTGAACGTGGTCAAGTTCTAGCGGCACCGGGTTCAATCAACCCACATACTAAGTTCGAATCAGAAGTATACGTACTGTCTAAAGATGAAGGTGGTCGTCACACTCCATTCTTCAAAGGCTACCGTCCACAGTTCTACTTCCGTACAACTGACGTAACTGGTGATATCTCTCTACCAGAAGGCGTAGAAATGGTAATGCCAGGCGACAACATCCAAATGCAAGTTGAGCTAATCGCTCCAATCGCAATGGATGAAGGCCTACGTTTCGCTATCCGTGAAGGTGGCCGTACAGTAGGTGCTGGTGTTGTTGCTAAGATCTTTGACTAATATTGATTAGTTGAAATCTGCGATAATCGCATCGAAAAAGAGGAGCTTAAGCTCCTCTTTTTTTATTTGGAAAAATCAT
This genomic interval from Vibrio hippocampi contains the following:
- the tuf gene encoding elongation factor Tu, coding for MSKEKFERTKPHVNVGTIGHVDHGKTTLTAAICTTLAKVYGGVAKDFASIDNAPEERERGITIATSHVEYDTPARHYAHVDCPGHADYVKNMITGAAQMDGGILVVAATDGPMPQTREHILLGRQVGIPYIIVFMNKCDMVDDEELLELVEMEVRELLSEYDFPGDDLPVIQGSALGALNGEEQWEAKIVELAEALDSYIPEPERAVDLPFLLPIEDVFSIQGRGTVVTGRIERGILRVGDEVEIVGIKDTTTTTCTGVEMFRKLLDEGRAGENVGALLRGTKRDDVERGQVLAAPGSINPHTKFESEVYVLSKDEGGRHTPFFKGYRPQFYFRTTDVTGDISLPEGVEMVMPGDNIQMQVELIAPIAMDEGLRFAIREGGRTVGAGVVAKIFD